A genomic window from Silene latifolia isolate original U9 population chromosome 11, ASM4854445v1, whole genome shotgun sequence includes:
- the LOC141611304 gene encoding protein HIGH CHLOROPHYLL FLUORESCENCE PHENOTYPE 244, chloroplastic produces the protein MVMAGRLPAQLATSPELHHHHRNTHRRGGLSWKRNLVSESSFSSSSPLFSPPGRFYGSPLVKCTAQPAASTNFAPGTPVRSTSILVVGATGTLGRQIVRRALDEGYDVRCLVRPRPAPADFLRDWGATVVNADLSKPETIPATLVGVHTVIDCATGRPEEPIKTVDWEGKVALIQCAKAMGIQKYVFFSIHNCDKHPEVPLMEIKYCTEKFLQDSGLNHVTIRLCGFMQGLIGQYAVPILEEKSVWGTDAPTRIAYMDTQDIARLTFIALRNENLNRKLLTFAGPRAWTTQEVITLCERLAGQDANVTTVPVSVLRFTRQLTRLFQWTSDVADRLAFSEVLTSDTVFSVPMSETYNVLGVDQKDIISLEKYLQDYFTNILKKLKDLKAQSKQSDIFF, from the exons atggtAATGGCGGGAAGGTTGCCAGCTCAGCTGGCCACGTCACCAGAACTGCATCATCACCACCGTAACACTCATCGCCGCGGTGGATTATCGTGGAAGCGCAACCTTGTTTCCGAAAgctccttttcttcttcctctcctctttTCTCTCCTCCCG GACGTTTTTATGGGTCGCCATTGGTGAAATGCACTGCACAACCAGCTGCATCGACCAATTTTGCTCCTGGCACTCCGGTTAGGTCCACAAGTATCCTGGTAGTTGGTGCCACTGGGACTCTTGGAAGGCAGATAGTAAGGCGAGCTCTGGATGAAGGCTATGATGTGCGTTGTCTTGTGAGGCCCCGACCCGCTCCAGCTGACTTCCTCCGTGACTGGGGTGCAACTGTTGTTAAT GCAGACCTAAGCAAACCAGAGACCATACCAGCAACACTAGTTGGTGTTCACACAGTCATTGATTGTGCTACTGGACGCCCTGAAGAACCTATAAAAACA GTAGATTGGGAAGGCAAGGTTGCTCTTATACAATGTGCAAAAGCAATGGGTATCCAAAAGTATGTTTTCTTTTCTATCCACAACTGTGACAAGCATCCAGAAGTGCCATTGATGGAGATTAAGTACTGCACCGAGAAATTTCTTCAGGACTCCGGTTTGAACCATGTTACTATACGTCTTTGTGGTTTCATGCAG GGACTTATTGGGCAGTATGCTGTGCCAATATTGGAAGAGAAGTCTGTTTGGGGGACAGATGCCCCAACAAGGATAGCTTATATGGACACCCAG GATATAGCCCGACTGACGTTCATAGCCTTGCGTAATGAAAATCTCAACCGGAAACTTCTTACATTTGCTGGACCTCGTGCATGGACGACCCAGGAG GTGATAACCCTATGTGAGAGGCTTGCTGGGCAAGATGCTAATGTGACGACAGTACCTGTCTCCGTCTTAAGATTCACTCGTCAGCTGACTCGACTTTTTCAGTGGACAAGTGATGTTGCTGATAGATTGGCCTTTTCCGAG GTGCTCACAAGCGACACGGTATTCTCAGTCCCAATGTCCGAGACGTATAACGTTCTTGGAGTGGATCAGAAAGACATTATCTCTCTGGAGAAATACTTGCAAGATTACTTCACCAACATATTGAAGAAATTGAAAGATCTTAAAGCGCAATCGAAGCAAAGTGATATTTTCTTCTAA